Proteins encoded within one genomic window of uncultured Desulfobacter sp.:
- a CDS encoding PEP-CTERM sorting domain-containing protein yields the protein MKKNFKLGINYFISVCLAGFCVFLLASSAYADGVILSDSGGGTYHSSRGYNSDATIAKEHLRYADHNTTEWQELGAPNSYGVSWRRNGGDFGHDDLYVGDSVTFRFNLHSENVGNHYANLLKAWIDWNATDTTYEFENSETVVEELKELRASMGGAVSSDYTFDTGRGDLDSRDDDGFGNDDEYYEYTISLTAAHLGTAYLRARVTCSDSVVYEEKGCNYSWSDQWWGYTEAQYLAAFDAYSDYGQGEIEDWKITVLKESNGNISSVPEPATFVLFGMGLIGIARVSRKKV from the coding sequence ATGAAGAAAAATTTTAAATTGGGGATTAATTATTTTATAAGTGTCTGTCTTGCAGGCTTTTGTGTCTTTTTATTAGCTTCAAGTGCCTATGCCGACGGAGTTATTTTAAGTGATTCAGGGGGTGGCACCTATCACTCAAGCCGAGGATACAATTCGGATGCGACCATAGCTAAAGAACACCTGCGGTATGCAGACCATAATACTACAGAGTGGCAGGAACTGGGGGCGCCTAATAGTTATGGTGTCTCCTGGCGTAGAAACGGCGGTGATTTCGGTCATGATGACCTTTATGTCGGGGACAGCGTTACATTCAGATTTAACCTGCACTCTGAGAATGTTGGAAACCACTATGCTAATCTTTTAAAAGCCTGGATTGATTGGAACGCCACTGACACGACTTATGAGTTTGAAAACAGTGAAACCGTAGTTGAGGAGCTTAAAGAGCTTCGGGCGAGTATGGGAGGGGCCGTCTCATCAGATTATACCTTTGATACTGGACGTGGTGACCTTGATAGTCGTGATGATGATGGTTTTGGTAATGACGATGAATACTATGAGTACACCATTTCCCTAACCGCGGCGCATTTGGGAACTGCATACCTCAGGGCCAGGGTGACGTGCAGTGATTCAGTCGTATACGAAGAAAAGGGGTGTAATTATTCATGGAGCGATCAGTGGTGGGGATATACAGAAGCTCAGTACCTCGCGGCTTTTGATGCTTACTCCGATTATGGCCAGGGTGAAATTGAAGACTGGAAAATTACCGTTCTCAAGGAGAGTAACGGCAACATTTCTTCAGTTCCTGAGCCTGCTACATTTGTATTGTTTGGCATGGGATTGATTGGCATTGCCAGGGTCAGCCGAAAAAAAGTTTAG
- a CDS encoding aminopeptidase P family protein translates to MNIHDKLILLRRKMDEAGVSAVIIPNADPHQSEYLAEHWQALKWLTGFSGSAGTAVVTKRQAGMWTDFRYWIQAAAQLDGFELFKQGDTNVPSFDKWLTRSLSANDRVAIDGKMMSAAQAGRLKNKFTQKGIVLNTTMDLISDLWQDRPPKPRTQAFELDVVYAGETRKEKFSRIRKKMVDYDADCHVLAALDDIAWTFNLRGEDIHTNPVNLAFALITRETISLFIDSDKVSPALETALKTDGVDVFDYDNFYKTIQEINKKSRILLDPESVSDFIYQAIETHSDIIEMPNPTVMFKCRKNDVETSHIRATAVKDGRAVVNFLHWLNTSDGPKTEISAAHQLLKFRKEQEAFIHPSFDSIMAFKEHSAICHYSADPDTDLPLSPNAMFLTDSGGNYLTGTTDITRTVHLGSPTSQEIRDYTLVLKAHIAVATARFPTTARGYQIDAMARRHLWQQGLDFGHGTGHGVGFFLCVHEGPARLSTLPVDIALAPGMLLTNEPGLYREGQYGIRLENMVLVVEDEETRFGKFLKFENMTFCHFERSLMDKTLLSLAEINWVNAYHKMVYERLAPGLDTPVLNWLEHKTKPL, encoded by the coding sequence TTGAATATACACGATAAGCTTATCCTTCTGAGACGAAAAATGGATGAGGCCGGGGTCAGTGCCGTTATCATTCCCAATGCCGACCCACATCAAAGCGAATACCTGGCCGAACACTGGCAGGCCCTGAAATGGCTGACCGGATTTTCCGGCTCTGCCGGAACAGCTGTGGTCACAAAAAGACAGGCCGGAATGTGGACGGATTTTCGCTATTGGATCCAGGCTGCTGCCCAGCTGGACGGTTTTGAACTTTTCAAGCAGGGAGATACGAATGTCCCCTCTTTTGACAAATGGCTGACCCGGTCGTTGTCTGCCAATGACCGAGTTGCCATAGACGGCAAAATGATGTCCGCGGCCCAGGCCGGCAGACTGAAAAATAAATTTACACAAAAGGGGATTGTTTTGAACACTACCATGGATCTAATTTCCGATCTGTGGCAGGATCGGCCGCCTAAACCCCGAACCCAGGCCTTTGAACTGGATGTCGTCTATGCTGGTGAAACCCGGAAAGAAAAATTTTCTCGCATTCGAAAAAAAATGGTGGATTATGATGCCGATTGTCATGTGCTGGCCGCTTTGGATGATATTGCCTGGACCTTTAATTTGCGAGGTGAAGATATCCACACCAATCCGGTAAATCTGGCCTTTGCCCTGATCACCAGGGAGACAATCAGTTTATTCATTGATTCTGACAAGGTTAGTCCGGCACTTGAAACAGCACTTAAAACCGATGGTGTTGATGTGTTTGACTACGATAATTTTTATAAAACGATTCAGGAAATAAACAAAAAATCCAGGATACTGCTTGATCCCGAAAGCGTTTCAGATTTTATCTATCAGGCCATAGAGACACACTCGGATATCATAGAGATGCCAAACCCAACGGTTATGTTTAAATGCCGAAAAAATGATGTTGAAACCTCCCATATCCGTGCGACTGCGGTCAAAGACGGACGGGCTGTGGTCAATTTTCTGCACTGGCTTAACACAAGTGATGGGCCCAAAACAGAAATATCAGCGGCACATCAACTTTTAAAATTTCGCAAAGAACAAGAGGCCTTTATTCACCCCTCCTTTGATTCTATTATGGCGTTCAAGGAACATTCTGCCATCTGCCATTATAGTGCCGATCCTGATACGGATCTGCCCCTGAGCCCTAATGCCATGTTTCTGACCGATTCCGGGGGCAACTACCTGACCGGGACAACGGACATCACACGCACCGTGCACTTAGGATCACCCACAAGTCAGGAAATCCGGGATTACACCCTGGTGCTCAAAGCCCATATTGCCGTTGCAACGGCACGCTTTCCCACCACAGCCAGGGGATACCAGATAGATGCCATGGCCCGTCGCCATTTATGGCAGCAGGGACTGGACTTTGGGCACGGTACAGGCCATGGGGTGGGGTTTTTCCTTTGCGTGCATGAAGGCCCGGCACGTTTAAGCACCCTTCCCGTGGATATTGCGCTTGCCCCCGGCATGTTGTTAACCAACGAGCCCGGCCTCTACCGGGAAGGCCAATACGGAATTCGTCTTGAAAATATGGTTCTTGTCGTTGAGGATGAGGAAACCCGATTCGGCAAATTTTTAAAATTTGAAAACATGACTTTTTGCCATTTTGAACGCAGCCTTATGGATAAAACATTGCTGAGCTTGGCGGAGATCAACTGGGTCAATGCGTACCACAAAATGGTTTATGAGCGGCTGGCACCGGGCCTTGATACACCGGTTCTTAATTGGCTTGAGCATAAGACCAAGCCTCTCTAA
- a CDS encoding TIGR00730 family Rossman fold protein: MKKICVYCGSSDGTRPEYRQAAADLGRAMVEKNMGLVYGGAGVGLMGTLADTVLSGGGRVTGVIPESLVNREISHPGLTELVVVDSMHERKSMMADLSDAFIALPGGIGTMDELFEILTWAHLGIHKKPCALLNMVGYYDHLNAFVQHGVDQGFIRKETAAKLIIQDDPESLLDLFMKS, from the coding sequence ATGAAGAAAATATGTGTGTACTGCGGTTCAAGTGACGGGACCCGCCCTGAATACCGACAGGCCGCAGCCGATCTTGGCAGAGCCATGGTGGAAAAAAATATGGGCCTGGTTTACGGCGGCGCCGGTGTGGGACTTATGGGTACACTGGCTGATACTGTTCTCAGCGGCGGTGGCAGGGTCACAGGCGTCATACCCGAATCCCTGGTAAACCGGGAAATAAGCCATCCAGGCTTAACAGAACTTGTGGTTGTGGACTCCATGCATGAAAGAAAATCCATGATGGCAGATCTGTCGGACGCATTCATTGCACTTCCCGGCGGTATAGGCACCATGGACGAGCTTTTTGAAATACTGACCTGGGCTCATCTTGGGATTCATAAAAAGCCCTGTGCGTTGCTCAACATGGTCGGATATTATGATCATCTTAATGCGTTTGTGCAGCATGGCGTTGACCAAGGGTTCATCAGAAAAGAGACAGCGGCAAAACTCATTATTCAAGATGACCCTGAGTCCCTGCTGGATTTGTTTATGAAAAGTTAA